The region CGATCCAGAAACGCTCAACACCCTTCCGGAGCGGGAGTTCAGGGCCGGCATGGCGGAAGTGATCAAGTACGGAATCCTTGGCGATCCCGAGCTGTTCCAGTGGCTGGAGGAGAGGCCAGAACCCAACTCAGCCGCTGGCCTTGGCAACAGCCGGCTCGAGAACATTCTGGAACGATCGGCAGCGGCAAAAGCACGGGTGGTTGCTGCGGATGAACGGGAAGGGGGGCTGCGGGCCGTGCTGAATTACGGCCACACCTTCGGTCATGTGGTGGAAACCCTTTGTGGTTACGGCACCTGGCTGCACGGCGAGGCAGTGGCTATCGGGATGGTGGCGGTGGGGCAGTTGGCCGTGAACCGCGGCAGCTGGACGGCGGAGGATGCCGGGCGCCAGACGCAGCTGATCCAGCGCTGTGGGCTACCGACGGCCTGGCCGGATCTGGATCCTGACGCCGTGCTGCGTACCCTTCAGGGAGACAAGAAGGTGAAAGACGGTCGCTTGCGCTTCGTGCTGCCCACGGCCATCGGCCGCGTGGAGATCCGCGATGACATCAGCCGGGACGAGATCCTGCATTGTCTGGATCAGTTGCGAGGCTGAAACGGTCCGCACCAGCCCCGCGGCTGAACAACAGCAAGCGGAAGTCGCCAAGGGCGGCAGGATCCACCAGTCGCAGCAGAGCCTCTCTCCGTCGGAACGCCTCGGCCAGTTCGCTGGCGGGCAACTGCTGCAGCGCATGCAGGTCGTTCGCCAGGCCGAGGGCAAGCAGCGCCTCCCCCTGACGCCTCTGGTCCCGCAGCTGCCAACCGTGGTGTGCAGCGGCCTGGGTCACGGTCTCGATGCAGAGATGGGCGGTGAGGTCCTGCTCCCCGGCATGGGCCAGAGGGTTCATCCCTGCCATGCCATCGCGATAGGCCATGAGTGTCCCCTCCGAGCGTCGGGCGGTGTAATAACGGGAGGCCTCATGGGCGTAATCGATCACCAGCAGGGCCCCATCGGACACCGCTGAAGCCAGCGTCCCGAACCACGGCCACAAGCTGCTGTGCCATTCCGTGGTCCAACCGTCTTCACTGCCAGGCGGGGGTAGCTCCAGTCCACTGGTCTGCAGCTGCTCCTGCAGCGTGTCAGGGAGGGCAAGTGGCGTCGAGGTCAGTTGATCGTTCTGCTCCAGACGCACCCCCTGAAGGGCAAGCTCTCCTTGATGGAGCACCAGGCGATCCACCGGGAAAGCGTCAAGCAGTTCATGGGCCAGTACGACGCCTTGAACGGGAGAGGATTGCAGCTTCTCGATGCCACACCAGCGCACCGGACAGCCGCTGATTCCCTGAAGTCGTTGCTGCTGCCGCTGGCGGAGAGAGGGGCTGCGTTCGACTAGGACAAGCTCACAGCGCTCGATCAGATCGGGATCCTGGCGCGACAGAACAGTCAGCAGATCGGCAGCGAGATCACCTTCACCTGGTCCAACCTCCACCAAGGACAAGGTCGAAGCCTGATCGCACAGGCTGCGCAGCAGATCGATCAGTTGACGACCGAGCAGATTTGCGAAATCAGGACCCAGCGATGGTGACGTCGCGAAGTCCCCTTGGGGACCGATCCGAACCCGGCCTGATCCGTAATAACCGTGTTCTGGATGATGCAGGGCCCAGTCCATGAACTGACGGAAGGGAACCGTGCCACCGGACTGGTGGAGAAGCGTTGCCAACCAGGCCGGACAGTCCGCAGCCGTCGGATTCATTGGAGAGAATGCCCGCCACTACAGCAAGTCCATGGGAACACATCGCATCGCAGGGCTGTGGGCTGTGCTGCTGACAACCCTGATCACCCTGACCGGAGCTCTGCCGGCTCACGCCTACGACAATCCCGAGCTGCTGCCGGACCACCCGACGCCGGTAATCGATCTCGCCAAGGCCTTCACCGATCCCCAACGCTCCAGTTTGGAGAAGAGACTCAACGACGTTGAGGCCTCCACGGGCTGGAAGCTGCGGGTTCTGACGCAGTACGAACGCACCCCAGGTCGGGCCGTGAAGGAATTCTGGGGGCTGGACGAAAGCAGCCTGCTGCTGGTGGCAGACCCCCGTGGCGGCAACCTGCTCAACTTCAACGTGGGCGACGCCTTTTTCGCGTTGATGCCACGCACCTACTGGGTTGAGCTGCAGACGCGATTCGGCAACCAGTACTACGTGAAGGAACACGGTGAGGATGGCGCCATCGTCGATGCCCTCAACGCTGTTGAAGTCTGTCTGGAGAGGGGCGGTTGCCAGGTGGTGCCGGGGCTGCCTCTCGAGCAATGGCTGTGGACCCTCACCACCTCCGCCGTGGGAGGTCTGATTGCAGGATTTGCCGCCTACCCACGCAAGGAAGGCGAAACGGTGGCCTGGGCCTGGTTACTCCTGCTCTCCCCGCTGTGGGTGATGTTGTTTGGAGTGTTCGGCATCGCGCCGGTGATCACCCGCACATCCGACATCCTGCCGATTGTCCGGAATGGCGTGGGATTCCTGGCAGGCGCTGTGGTCGCTTATCTCATTGCTCAAGCAACAGTGGGGCGGCGCCTCAACCAGGAACCGGAGAGTTGAGGGGGCCCTCAGAGCTGGGTCGCGCAGGCGATGCGGGACCCTGTGCAGATCGCTGGGGGCGGAGCCACGTTGAGGGCCAGCTGCTGGCGCTTCTCGTCGCGGATGCGGCGCAGCTCCTGAAGATTCACGTCGTAGAAGGAACGGAGCCGTGAATACTTTTTGACGGGCTGGCCATAAAAACTGCGACCGGCAAGGGTCGGGAACGATGCCCATTCGGGAGCCAGCTTGGCCGTGAGAATCGGGGTAAGAGCGCCTGCATCTGTGAGCCCAAGGGCTTTGCGACGCTGAATGAGGAACAGCGCGCCCTGGTCCTGGGCTTCAGGTCCGAAACCCCGTACACCGATGCTGCGCTTCACCAGGTTCCAGGTAAAAGGCATGAATTGGTAGGCGCCTGCTGCGGCACTGGCGTACCGCGAACGGTAGATCACACGGTTGGGATGGCGGTCGAGCGAGGGCATCAGGCCTCCGCCGAACATCACGCGATAGCCCACATCAAGGCCACCCTTCCAGGTGCCTTCCGCGAAGCGAATGGTATTGAGCATCGCCCGGCGTTCCGGGGTGATTACATAAGGAATGGCCCGGGACGGAACGGCATCGGGCTCACTCAGCAGTTGAGCACGGGAGTCAGAAGGCAGAAGCGTCGCCGCGGTGGGAGCAGGCGAAACCAGCAGCGGCAGGGATCCAGCGATGACGGCCGCGACAAGTGACTTGCGACCAATCAGAGCGTGGATAGCCATAAGAAGCATTCAGGGGGCAGATTCCGAAACGGAGGCCAAAACAATCAGAAGCGGATGATTGTCTTTGGCGAGCGAAAAGAATACCTTTTCCTTTCCTTGCGACTTTGTCGAAGACGAATGCAAGATCAATAAGTATATATGCCAGTCAACAAATCGACCGTTGCATCAGCGTCGGCAGCAATGTCGCCTCTGACACATTTTTTAATTTTTTCGTAATTAATTACACAATTGGTCGCCAACCTGGATCAGCTGCTCAGCCGCCTGCAGAGCCCCACCAGGCGACAGGGGCTCCGCCTTGGCGTGCAACAGCGGTTGATCCAGCTGCCAATCGCCGCCCATCAACTGATCGCGGCTCAGCAGTCGGTGACGTCCATGGCGCGTCAGGCCGTTCATCAAGGCGCTTACCTCAGCGAAATCGCGGCGCTCCACCACGTGCAGGCCCAGATCAAGCGACAAGGCCTCACAGAAGGTGCTGAAGCCCGGCTTGCCGATGTGCCGCTCGCAGAGGGGGAATGCGTCCAGGGGACGCACCCCGGCCGGCAACAGCGTCAGATTGGAGGTACCGGCCAATCGCGCGCAGGTTTTCGGATCGGGCGGACTGGCCATCAGGAAGTGATGATCCGGCCAGTGAGCGAACAGCTGCGGATCCAGCTCCAATCCCATTCCGCCGAAGCCCACTTGGATTATCGGAGAGTCCAGGCCCGCCAGCAACGCTTGCAAGACCTCCGGCAGGGCTCTGGGGCTGCTGCAGACCAGGTCGAGCCGTTGTTCAGGCAGCCCCCAGTCCATGACGAGATCAAAGGGGCAGCGCAGCAACAGCTGCCCACACCGATAGGCCGCCTGCGCACGCTCCGCCATCAGCTCAAACACACCGCCGAAGGGGCGATAGATCGCGTCCCAGCCGAAATTGCTCATCCACACCAGAGGCGCATCAAGCGCTTCAGCCAGCAGCGCCGCAGCGGGAGGAATGTCCCCCAGTATCAACACCGGCAAGCCCTGCTCGCGCACCCAGTTCACCTCCGACTGAACCTGCGCCGGCAGTCGGGCATCGAGTTCGGCCAGGGCGATCAGCGTGGCGGATGGATCGGAACCGAGCGCATCGGCCTGCACCATGCCCACATCCCAGCGACAGGGTCGTTGTTCGATGCCCCCATCCCCCAGCAACAGCGACAGAAAGCCAGAACTGACCATCGAACTCATCACCAGTCGCCAATCCGGGCGAAGCCGGCGCAGCTGCTGGAGCACAGCGGCATCCCTGGCGGCATGCCCAAAGCCATGGCTGCTGCTGCAGACGTAGATCAGCACACCAGAGGCTCCTGTTGTGGCAACAGCTCCTCATGCATCAGTTGGCCGTCCGGTTGATACCAGCGGTGGCTGAGGTGGGTAAGGGCAGGCCCCTCGAACTCCGCCCAGGAGAGATGCAACAAAAGCTTGTTACCGGTATCGCGACCTCTGCGGGGGACGCAGGCGGCATTGAGATACGCCGTGCCACGGCGGTCACGGACCAGGCTCTGACGCAGACCGGAGCCTCGTTTGAGCTGGTGATGCATGTGGCCGAACACCACCAGATCGGGAATGCGGTGACGAGCGATGCGATCGATGGCCAGGGCCAGATCCTGGTCGCCCCAGTCAAGAGCTGGGGTTTTCCAGTCACGACCGCAGGGGCTGGCAGGATCCGAGCCGAGACCGGTGGGTCCGCAGTGGGCCATCACCACCAAGGGCTGATCCGCAGGCACCTCGGCAGCAGCTGTCGCAATGCGCTGCGCCGATTCCTCCAACGACACGGGTCCGTAAATGGCCTCAACGGCTTTGGACAGCTGAAACCCTCCACCGGAACTGCAGGGTCGCCCCCCCACGATCGACAGCGGCAACGGGTCGAGGCGAAGCCGTTGCCAGGCGCAGTGAATACCATCCAGCAGGGTGAGTTGCTGGCGCAGCACACCACCGCTGCGGTCCCGTCCACGGTCGTGATTTCCCAGGATCACTGCCTTGGGATGGGGCAGGGAACGGATCCGACGGGTCAAGCGCAGATCGCCATCGCTGAGATCACCGACGAACAGAACAGCGTCGGGGCGAAGCTGGTTCAGCAAGTGCTCATCCTCCGCACCCCAGGCGCCGTGCAGATCTCCTGCAATCGCGAGACGGAGATGCGTCAGAGCAGATGCCTAGGCTGGGTCCCATCCTGCCCCGTCCGGACTCCGATGAGCGCTGACACCGCCCTCGTTGCGGCGATCAACCGACTCCGGCAGGAGCGCAATGCTGTGATCCTGGCGCACTACTACCAGGAGCCTGAGATCCAGGACATCGCTGATTTCATCGGTGATTCACTCGAGCTGTCCCGCAAGGCCGCCAGCACCGATGCCGATGTGATCGCCTTCTGCGGTGTCCACTTCATGGCGGAAACCGCCAAGATCCTCAGCCCGCAGAAAACAGTTGTGCTGCCAGATCTTGATGCCGGCTGCTCCCTGGCAGACGACTGTCCGGCAGACGACTTCGCGGCCTTCCGCCAGAAGCATCCGGACCATTATGTGGTGAGTTACATCAATTGCACTGCGGCCGTGAAGGCTCAGAGCGATCTGATCTGCACCAGCAGCAATGCCGTGGATCTGGTCCGCCAGCTACCCGCAGAAAGGCCAGTGCTGTTTGCTCCGGATCAGAACCTGGGCCGCTGGGTGCAACAACAGAGTGGACGGGAACTGACCCTCTGGCCGGGACGTTGCATCGTCCATGAAACCTTCAGCGAGGAGGCGGTTCTCCAACTCAAGCTTGAGCACCCCGATGCCGAGGTGATCGCCCACCCGGAGTGCCAGGAGAACCTGCTCGACCTGGCGGACTTCATCGGCTCCACCAGCAAGCTGCTGAACCACACGCACTCGAGTGCGGCTGCCACCTTCATTGTTCTGACAGAGCCGGGAATCCTGCATCAGATGAAGCGGCGGGTACCGACCAAAACCCTGATCGATGTGCCCGGACTCGACGGCTGCAGCTGCAATGCCTGCCCCTACATGCGTCTGAACACACTGCAGAAACTGCACGATTGCCTGGAGACACTTGAACCGGCGGTGGAACTCAACGAGGAGCTTCGCCAACAAGCCCTCAGACCAATCGAACGGATGCTGGAACTGAGTCGCTGAGGCCAGCTGGCTCATTCATCGTCGTATCCGTCGTCGTAGAGATCGTTGAAGCGTTCCACACCAGCCTCACGGAACCGAAACACCGGCGGTCGTTCAGAGGATCGTGATCGTGGCTCGTGGTCCGCAGCCCAGGGTTCGCGGAAATCGCAGTCGTCGTCTTGCCGCATCGGTCTGCTGGCGTGCTTGTTGATCCTCCCAGGTGATCAGCCGTGATTGAACGCACCCATGAGGGGCTGTACTGCCGAGCGGCCGATGCCTGGGTCGACCCTTGGCGTCCGGTCCCCAGAGCCCTAATCACCCATGCCCATGCTGACCATGCTCGTCCCGGATGCGGTGAGTACTGGGCCGTGGCCAGCAGTGAAGGCGTGCTCCGGCAACGCCTCGGGCAAGACATCACCCTGCAACCGGTTCAGTACGGCGAGGAACACTGGCTGGGGCAATGCCGCGTGTCGTTCCACAGCGCCGGTCATGTGTTGGGGTCGGCCCAAATCCGCCTTGAGGTGGATGGTGAAGTGTGGGTGGTAAGCGGGGATTACAAGCGGGATGCCGATCCCAGCTGCGTGCCGTTTGAACCGGTCCCCTGCGACGTGCTGATCACCGAGGCCACCTTCGGGCTGCCCATCTATCGCTGGCAAACCGGAACGGAGATCGCCGAGGAGATTCGGGCCTGGTGGCAGGGTGATCGACAGAGACCATCGCTGTTGTTCTGTTACGCCTTCGGCAAGGCGCAGCGACTGATGGCGGAGCTCAACGCCATCGGTGTGAACGACGAAGTGCTGCTGCACGGCGCCGTTGAAACCGTGACCCGCCACTACCGGGCCGCCGCTGTCCCCATGACGCCCAGCCGGCCGGTGAGTGATCTCCCAAGATCAGACTCCCTGGCCGGACGTTTGGTGCTGGCGCCACCATCCGCCCATCGCTCCAGCTGGATGCGGCGCTTCCGCTCTCCTCAAACGGGTTTTGCCTCAGGCTGGATGGCCGTTCGGGGCGCCAGGCGTCGCCGGGGTTACGAACGCGGCTTTGTGCTGAGCGATCACGCCGACTGGCCTGGGTTAATTCAGACGGTGAGGCAGTCCGGAGCACGCAAGGTTTATGTGACCCACGGCCAGAGTGATGTTCTGGCCCGATATCTGCGCGAGATCGAGGGGATTGAGGCGGAGCCCCTTGAAACCTTGTTCGAAGGGGAAGCGGATTAAAACTTGGCGATGCCTTCGGGAAGCTCGGGCAGATTGAGATTGGCCTGTCGACCTTCAATCGCCGCTTTCAACGACTCAACCAACATGGCGTTGCCGCTGTCTTTGATGGCCTCAAGAGCCTTCTCAAGGCGGCGACGGCGATCCGTTGGGTCATCGGCCACCGTGGTGGTGATGGTGGAGACGCTGCTCTGCGAAACCGTGTTGGTGGCGCGCACTCGATCCAGCTGAGTAGCGAGGCTCTCCCAGAGCAAAGCCATGTCGAGTGATCGTGATAGAACAACTTTCGATCAGAACAGCACAGTTCCGACGAACCACGACAACAGTTCGCGACAAAGACTTACAAATGTTCTCTTAACATTCAATGTTATTTATGGCATCCCATATCGAGACAGGGTTACCGCGGTGTGAGTGACGTCCAGAGGGTCTGTGGGAGCTGCGCCGAAGCCCATCAACGAGGTTGAGCGACTCCGCGCGCTCAGTGAATACAGAATTCTGGGGACAAAGCCTGAAGAGAGTTACGACAACATCACAAGCATGGCGGCCATGATCTGCCATGCTCCTATCGCTCTGATCTCCCTGGTGGATCAAAGTCGGCAGTGGTTTAAATCGAGGGTTGGATGTGACCAGCAACAAACAGAGCGGGATATTTCCTTCTGTGCCCACACCATTCTGAATCCCCAACCACTGATCGTTGAGGATGCTTTGTTTGATCAACGGTTCCAGGACAATCCACTGGTGCGGGAAGATCCCAACATCCGGCTTTATGCAGGCTTTCCACTTAACACACCAAATGATCAAAGGATTGGCACCCTCTGTGTGATTGATCGGATGCCGAAATCATTGACGAGCGTTCAGATTCAGGTGATGCAACGATTAGCGGATCAAGTGGTCACACTGCTGGAACTCCGCAGGAGATCCCTGGATCTTCTGGAAGAGTTCTGCAAACTTCAAGACAGCAAAGGCTTGATCTGCAGTTGCAGCTACTGCCGCAAGATCCGGGATGGCAGCGGAGGCTGGCAGCCATTCGAGGATTACATGATGCGGCACAGCACCTTGAACTTCAGCCATGGGATCTGTCAGGGCTGCATGTCCGAGCACTTCCCGGAGGTCAGCCGGGCAGGCTGTTAATCACCAGAACAACAGGCGCGAGGGCCACAGCGAGAAGGCCGTAGGCGGTAACAGCTCCAGCGAGTCGTTGGCGGGTCATGGGCTTGTCTCAACTTGACACACCATCCGCCCAAAACAGTCGGAACACATCACCCGTCCGGGGGATTGTGCTCACCAACTCCGATACACAAGTCGTCCCATCAACTCCCGGAGAGCCCTGGAACTGTCATCCAAGCTGCGGGAACGGGTTCGTTACGACATCAGCTGGGTTCCACTGGTCAGGATGACCCACAGACGCATGCCTCCATGAAGGCCTTCCAGGCCCTGTTCGATCGACTGGATCGGATGAATGGAACCAACGCCAAGGTGATGGCGCTGGCGGAGCACTTCCGCAGCACGCCCGCTGCTGATGGAGCGTGGGCCCTGCAGCTGCTGCTCGGGAAACGGCGACGGCGGCTGATCACCGGACGACGGCTGAGGGACATTCTTCGGGATCGAGGTGGACTACAGGAATGGCTGATCGCCGACTGCCATGGCCAGGTGGGCGATTCGGCGGAAACCATCAGCCTGCTCTGGCCAGCCGTGAAGGATCGGATCCAAGGCCAAGCAACGGATCTGCCCTCCATCAAGCCAGAGCAGCCGCTGCATTGGTGGATGGAAACCTTGCTGCCAGCGATCGGTGCACTGAAGGACGACGAGCAGGCCGATGCCGTGATCCATCTCTGGCACTCGGTACCGGATGAACTGCACTTCATCGTCAACAAGTTGCTCACCGGCGGCTTTCGCGTCGGCGTGTCCACTGGACTAATCAGCAGGGCGCTTGCCACGGCCTTTGAGCTGGAGGACACCTTGGTGGTGCAGCGGCTGATGGGGGGATTCACGCCCTCAGCGTCTGCATTCCTTGCCTTATCTCGACCTGAGGCTCCTGAAGAACATCAATCCAGCGGTGTGCCTTACCCCTTCTTTCTGGCCAGTCCACTGGAGCCGGAACGCCTCGTTGAGACACCAGCCAGCGGCTGGCGGGTTGAATGGAAATGGGATGGCATCCGCGGCCAGCTGATCCATCGCGGCACGGGCGTTTATCTGTGGAGCCGGGGTGAAGAGCTGGTGAACGACAGCTTTCCGGAGCTCGTGGATGTGGCTGCGGCCTTGCCGCAGGGAACCGTGCTCGATGGGGAGGTGATCTGCTGGCGCGAAGGAGACGAAACACCATTGGGGTTTGATCAATTGCAACGACGCCTTGGGCGCAAAACAGTGGGCAGCACGCTGAAGCGTGAGTGTCCGATGCGGTTCGTCGCCTACGACCTGTTGGAGAGATCCGGCACCGACATCCGCCAGCGTCCCCTGCATGAACGCCTACACCAGCTCGACGATGTCCTGAACCATGTCGACCATTGCGAGGCCTGGCGGCTGCACCGCAGCCCCAGCTGGGTCCTGCAGAGCTGGGGTGAACTGGATCAACAGCGAAACAACGCCCGGGAGGTCAGAGCGGAGGGTCTGATGCTGAAGAACATCGACTCCCCCTATCTCAGCGGGCGCAAGCGTGGCCACTGGTGGAAGCACAAGCTGGAGCCGATGACCCTCGATGCCGTGCTGCTCTACGCCCAGGCCGGTAGCGGACGACGGGCGAATCTGTTCACGGACTACACCTTCGGTCTCTGGAGTGATGCCGCGGAACCCCAGCTGGTGAGTTTTGCCAAGGCCTATTCAGGCCTGAATGATGAGGAGATCCTCGAGCTGGATCGTTGGATACGGCGCAACACCTTGCAGCGGTTCGGGCCGGCACGATCCGTGAAAGCGGAGCTGGTGTTTGAGATCGGATTTGAAGGGATTCATCCCTCCAAACGCCACAAATCGGGCATCGCTGTTCGCTTCCCCAGAATTCTGCGCTGGCGTCGCGACAAACCTGCTGAAGAGGCTGATCGACTTGGCACCGCGCAGACATTGCTGGATATCACAGTAGTTTGATACGAGATCGGTGAATCAGTTGTTGCTGTTCCAGAAGCAATCAATGGCGATTCGCCCTTCCTGCGGAATGACCGTCTTGCGGTTGATCAGGTATTCGACGATGGATTCACCATTGTCCTGGAATACAATAAATTTGTAGTTCAGCACAGAAGCGACAGACCGGTTAAACCCGACGGTAGCCGTCCATGTGTTCTGATTCACGTATTCCATGCGGTAGGCCTTCGCGTGATCCCAATGACCAAGCTCGTCACAATCACCAATGATGGCAATTGATTGACCTGGTTGAGTCTCAAATCCGTTGATCTGGAACACAACCACCAGTGGAGCCTCCACAGGGTTGCCTTCAGCACTGATCACCATGGCCGAATTGCCGTGCACGCGATACCCCTGAAGGCCGCCGTTGCTGATGTTCACGGGAAAGCCTGTGATCAAACAGGTGTAGGAACCATCTGGCATCTGGATATTCTCAGCATCAACAACATGATCATGCTCACTTTTGTTGACCATCACCATCACCGCTGAATCACGGAAATTACGGGTGTAGAGATAGAAGTCGTCATTAATCCAAGCTGTATGGTGAGATCCGAGGGACAGAGCCTGGTTTCGATGACGCAAGTCAAGCAACGTCTGGACCAACTTAAAAGAGTGACTCGACGTATCCCATGACTCCATCATGGGGCGGTTGTAGGGATCTTGACCACCATTCGTAGCATTGTTCAGGTACTGCTCCGTTCCATAAAAGAGACAAGGAACACCCCTGAGAGTGGTGAGGAGAACAAGGGCAAGATCGAGCTTGCGGGAATCAGGGACGATCGACAGGAACCTTGGCATGTCGTGGTTGTCGATGAACGTCACCAATTCATTGGCACGTTGATAAACGCTGTCATAGTTGAGCACCCGTTCAACCTGATGGAAGCCGCCAGGCTCCTGACCAGAAAAACAAAAACGAATGCCATCGCATAGACCGAAGTCAAGAATAGACATGCCGATGTTGTTGGCATAATCAACAGATCGCTGCTCCCAAGGCTTGCTGAATCCGTACTCACCAAACATGAACAAGCCAGGCTTATGTGCCTTCATCGCCGTCGTGAATTCCTGCCAGAACCAAATCGGCATGTGCTTGAGAGTATCTACGCGCAAAGCATCCACCCCAGCATCCAACCACATCTGAATAGCAGACTTAATATAGTCACGGTAATAAATATTTTTTTCGTTAAATGTCGCCAAACCCATCATTTCAAGATGAATTAGCTGATATTCATCTTCCCAGTCGGTGATTTCACCTTCATGGTAGTAGAAGCCTTTTTGATCATTATTGAAATCAGCAAGTGGCTGTCCATCATCAAGCACAACTCCCTTACTTCCGTTAATCTCAGGAGAGCTGTGATTGCATACAATATCCAAGACAATCTTAATATCCGCCGCATGGCATGCATCCACCAGTTTTTTTAGAGTAGGAGACTCTGAAATACTGGTTGACTCACCAACTTTTACAAATCGAGGATTAAGTCGCTTGAAATCGCGGGTCCAATAACCATGCATCGGCGCACGGCTGAACTGCAGATCGCTGACTTGCTCGAACAACGGAGACAGCCAAAGCGCTGTTACCCCGAGATCTTTAAGGTAATCAATCTTGTTGATAATTCCCTGCAGATTTCCACCCCAGTACTTGCCCCAATCTTGCCTTGTTTGATCGAAGAGACCTTTGGCATCTTCTTTTTCCGAACCTTCCTGATCACCAGCAACATCGTGACCATCATGAAAACGGTCTACAATCAGGAAATAAATTACCTCAGACCGGAAGTCAACCGGGGAATCAAATAAATGGTGCTTGAGATCAGCGACGACTGAGGCAGAAAGGTCGGACACAGGACTTGAGCCACTTCTGACATGGTGATCAGAAAACGAGGACCTGGCTGTGGTGAGGCGAACTTTGACCAAATCAATACAAGGCAGAAGCAACG is a window of Synechococcus sp. A15-24 DNA encoding:
- a CDS encoding ATP-dependent DNA ligase is translated as MKAFQALFDRLDRMNGTNAKVMALAEHFRSTPAADGAWALQLLLGKRRRRLITGRRLRDILRDRGGLQEWLIADCHGQVGDSAETISLLWPAVKDRIQGQATDLPSIKPEQPLHWWMETLLPAIGALKDDEQADAVIHLWHSVPDELHFIVNKLLTGGFRVGVSTGLISRALATAFELEDTLVVQRLMGGFTPSASAFLALSRPEAPEEHQSSGVPYPFFLASPLEPERLVETPASGWRVEWKWDGIRGQLIHRGTGVYLWSRGEELVNDSFPELVDVAAALPQGTVLDGEVICWREGDETPLGFDQLQRRLGRKTVGSTLKRECPMRFVAYDLLERSGTDIRQRPLHERLHQLDDVLNHVDHCEAWRLHRSPSWVLQSWGELDQQRNNAREVRAEGLMLKNIDSPYLSGRKRGHWWKHKLEPMTLDAVLLYAQAGSGRRANLFTDYTFGLWSDAAEPQLVSFAKAYSGLNDEEILELDRWIRRNTLQRFGPARSVKAELVFEIGFEGIHPSKRHKSGIAVRFPRILRWRRDKPAEEADRLGTAQTLLDITVV
- a CDS encoding alpha-amylase family glycosyl hydrolase, translating into MSSLGGQTTHGSGRARAQAQLTSSNVESPIRQALLLPCIDLVKVRLTTARSSFSDHHVRSGSSPVSDLSASVVADLKHHLFDSPVDFRSEVIYFLIVDRFHDGHDVAGDQEGSEKEDAKGLFDQTRQDWGKYWGGNLQGIINKIDYLKDLGVTALWLSPLFEQVSDLQFSRAPMHGYWTRDFKRLNPRFVKVGESTSISESPTLKKLVDACHAADIKIVLDIVCNHSSPEINGSKGVVLDDGQPLADFNNDQKGFYYHEGEITDWEDEYQLIHLEMMGLATFNEKNIYYRDYIKSAIQMWLDAGVDALRVDTLKHMPIWFWQEFTTAMKAHKPGLFMFGEYGFSKPWEQRSVDYANNIGMSILDFGLCDGIRFCFSGQEPGGFHQVERVLNYDSVYQRANELVTFIDNHDMPRFLSIVPDSRKLDLALVLLTTLRGVPCLFYGTEQYLNNATNGGQDPYNRPMMESWDTSSHSFKLVQTLLDLRHRNQALSLGSHHTAWINDDFYLYTRNFRDSAVMVMVNKSEHDHVVDAENIQMPDGSYTCLITGFPVNISNGGLQGYRVHGNSAMVISAEGNPVEAPLVVVFQINGFETQPGQSIAIIGDCDELGHWDHAKAYRMEYVNQNTWTATVGFNRSVASVLNYKFIVFQDNGESIVEYLINRKTVIPQEGRIAIDCFWNSNN